One region of Pseudanabaena sp. BC1403 genomic DNA includes:
- a CDS encoding translocation/assembly module TamB domain-containing protein: MGQAQLPPQRPTNSTFAKNLGRVGVGLAIAFTATSLGAFWYGRYFLNEQLSPLLQTELAKSLKRPLQLGKVERVSFSSIRFGKSIVPPTDKESNFLAVEALEVKVDLWSYLISRKIGLDAIAEQPQVFLKQDVTGLLQLPKITPPETTTKEGFVDLRTVTFSDAQVTIQTIAKGELVSLSQVQIDSNWKITDLNNQSLKMNGKGRVTLPNLAAIAVPPNPEQLKKAIETANAEKGGNKGNVTFAIDWDLTRGIGTVDIQSKDLQVAAIQGFAVSLPFQVQQGKLDAEAKISVDAEKTTPSDSVLAANKISITAQLTDGVIKSPQLAKPITEISGQLSFDGTDATLKEFSANYGLLVTTVDGTFNQQKGFNLNFASTVLDLAKGLESFNIKTPVAIAGEVKLAGKLTGTTKKPALTLNITTPKPVSFDRVTVDRFLATIELKDLNTLQIKKVQAASTGATLTGEGQIRLPQKDQPAEVLFTSSLVGVAEEFTKLYGAKLPITIGQITSSLQITGALANPQILAQIDAPNATYPAKGEVFLADGLATIRNTRVRFPIGEIGIAGSYNITSGAWKSQLNSNGIPLSAFLLNQKGILEGFINLRSDRGGFSLADITGDGTVTLPQGLTEIPDAIAANLIWDGKNLLIPSLQVGNYLTANGKVDLAFPNNSRNEFPTGIAGINLDLISRNVNINRLATLSSAIPAQASGIFNFRGNLSGAIDQLKIAGALQLDNVDLASLGASFAKQGIVAPSRGSLDFDGSINGDLTAPRLVGNLRVASLKVNQIELDKLTFNGALNGIGSVIQATGDLLLAGLRVDKLAFDPRLEGKLNFDGNQGLNVDLRGKRDRIAARLDNAFRPIDFTVNLGESTATGRRFENNPRRLQVAVKNIPLALAASLAGQNDVSGKLSSNLIVDFTNNPTAIGDVTVERPRFGRVVAERAIAKVSYANGVLDVKDGNLNIRQGEVNNEYKFNLTYNPQAEDPISGAAEITQGRIQDVFATLQWANIVDVTQGITFAKNRAAELQPLESIRLMGEPLYKQLQYLTQIELRQEQQETVNSARNFNLPPLTDFRGDIKGKVTFGFNKRRGIRVGFNLTGKKFEYGKFAVDDIQIEGRYAYGVFNIAKANFQSDKSYGRITKARIRLTPSSNPLFRFREQSGEIELKDFPIESLRPLPFFSAIPFDLTGKVNGNLSISGTNLLDLGVKGQLSLTDGSVNRQPIDFVAVKFNYDKLNINFNANMKVAGKDSVVASGNFGVFGIFDVKLDVKDEGIAFINIFNQPVRWVNGKGNINLTANGTFRDPKIAGKMTVENAKVKIAGLPGDFTEVQGVIDFTRDRLISNITSNFSEGKLALKGILPISNPNLIQTDSPEYQQALAINADKLKLNIRDISSDNFNTRVIVRGSLLAPIITGEVALGDGRLVIGNDAAPNSSTLADDSSNLADVAFDRLGVKLQNMQVTRFPLFNFLGEGTLIVNGTLLNPEPEGKINISRGQFNAISTRFRLDRAYENFVEFKPTQGLNPTLNVRVSGAVAEITRVPINSNRPDDLFRPNEVPVSNLGAQKTLRVQASVTGTALAPDIRLSSSPPRSQAEIIALIGGGILQQQGGSDPAAALASFAGGTVLNFLQDAIGDALNLAEFNLSPVTTSTSSNSSTGTLGLSAEAAIDVSNSFSIALQRIINDSTQPTNFSVRYRVDPNILLRGNYGTNGNTGISIEYENRF, from the coding sequence CAAGGTTGAACGAGTTAGTTTTTCGAGCATTAGGTTTGGTAAGTCGATCGTGCCACCAACCGATAAGGAGTCAAACTTTTTAGCAGTTGAGGCACTCGAAGTTAAGGTTGATCTTTGGAGCTATTTGATCAGTCGCAAAATTGGTTTGGATGCGATCGCGGAGCAGCCACAGGTATTTCTAAAGCAGGACGTTACAGGTTTACTGCAATTACCCAAGATCACCCCACCAGAAACAACTACCAAAGAAGGCTTTGTTGATCTTCGGACGGTCACTTTTAGTGATGCACAAGTAACTATCCAAACGATCGCTAAGGGTGAGCTGGTATCTCTTAGTCAAGTACAGATTGATAGTAATTGGAAAATCACTGATCTAAATAATCAGAGCCTAAAGATGAATGGCAAAGGTCGTGTAACTTTACCCAATCTTGCTGCGATCGCTGTCCCCCCAAATCCTGAACAGTTAAAAAAGGCGATCGAGACTGCCAATGCAGAAAAAGGAGGCAACAAGGGCAATGTAACTTTTGCAATTGATTGGGATCTGACTAGAGGGATAGGCACTGTTGATATTCAGTCTAAAGATTTGCAGGTTGCGGCAATCCAAGGATTTGCGGTTAGCCTGCCCTTTCAGGTTCAACAAGGTAAGCTTGATGCCGAGGCAAAAATTTCGGTAGATGCAGAAAAGACGACTCCTAGTGATTCGGTGCTAGCGGCAAATAAAATTTCCATAACTGCTCAACTTACTGATGGGGTGATCAAATCTCCCCAATTAGCCAAGCCAATCACTGAAATTTCAGGGCAACTCAGCTTTGATGGTACTGATGCAACTTTAAAGGAATTTTCTGCGAACTACGGTTTGTTGGTGACAACTGTCGATGGGACATTTAATCAGCAAAAGGGTTTTAATTTGAACTTTGCTAGTACCGTACTAGATCTAGCGAAAGGACTGGAAAGTTTTAATATCAAAACACCTGTAGCGATCGCAGGCGAGGTGAAGCTCGCAGGTAAACTTACGGGAACAACTAAAAAACCCGCCCTGACGCTAAACATTACTACGCCCAAACCTGTGAGCTTTGATCGGGTAACTGTCGATCGCTTTTTAGCCACCATTGAGCTCAAAGATTTAAATACACTCCAAATCAAAAAAGTTCAAGCCGCCTCCACAGGTGCAACGCTCACAGGCGAAGGGCAAATTCGCTTGCCCCAAAAAGATCAACCTGCGGAAGTCCTATTTACCTCAAGCCTCGTTGGCGTTGCCGAAGAGTTCACAAAACTCTATGGGGCAAAATTACCGATCACCATTGGTCAAATTACTAGTTCTTTACAAATTACTGGCGCTCTAGCAAATCCCCAAATTCTGGCTCAAATTGATGCTCCTAATGCGACCTATCCTGCAAAGGGAGAAGTCTTTTTAGCGGATGGATTAGCTACGATTCGGAATACGCGGGTGCGGTTTCCCATTGGTGAGATTGGGATAGCAGGTAGCTACAATATCACTAGCGGTGCGTGGAAATCCCAGCTAAATAGTAATGGCATTCCTTTATCAGCGTTTCTCCTAAATCAAAAAGGCATTCTCGAAGGATTCATCAATCTACGGAGCGATCGCGGTGGTTTTTCGTTAGCAGATATTACTGGTGATGGCACTGTGACCTTGCCCCAAGGATTAACAGAAATCCCCGATGCGATCGCCGCGAATTTGATATGGGATGGAAAGAATCTGCTGATTCCTTCACTACAAGTTGGTAATTATTTAACCGCCAATGGCAAAGTAGATCTAGCATTCCCTAATAATTCACGTAATGAATTTCCCACAGGCATTGCAGGAATTAACCTCGATCTGATTTCGCGCAATGTTAATATCAATCGCTTAGCAACTCTCTCTAGCGCAATACCCGCTCAAGCCTCAGGGATTTTCAACTTTCGGGGCAATCTTTCAGGGGCGATCGACCAACTTAAAATTGCTGGAGCATTACAACTGGATAATGTTGATCTAGCTTCTTTAGGTGCTAGCTTTGCCAAGCAAGGGATTGTGGCTCCGTCACGCGGCTCACTAGATTTTGATGGCTCAATTAATGGTGATCTGACGGCTCCAAGACTAGTCGGTAATCTGCGTGTTGCCAGCTTAAAGGTTAATCAAATAGAACTTGATAAGCTCACTTTTAACGGAGCTTTAAATGGAATTGGCAGCGTTATTCAAGCAACTGGAGATCTACTACTAGCGGGACTAAGAGTTGATAAATTAGCCTTTGATCCAAGATTAGAAGGGAAGCTCAATTTTGATGGTAATCAAGGCTTAAATGTTGATTTGCGCGGCAAGCGCGATCGCATTGCTGCCCGACTAGATAATGCGTTTCGTCCCATCGATTTTACGGTAAATTTGGGAGAATCTACAGCGACAGGTAGACGTTTTGAGAATAACCCTCGTCGTTTACAAGTTGCAGTCAAAAATATTCCACTTGCCTTAGCTGCTTCTTTGGCTGGGCAAAATGATGTGAGTGGCAAGCTGTCTAGTAATCTCATCGTTGATTTTACGAATAATCCCACTGCGATCGGAGATGTTACCGTTGAGCGTCCTCGCTTCGGGAGGGTAGTTGCGGAACGTGCGATCGCCAAGGTTTCCTATGCTAATGGTGTATTGGATGTTAAAGATGGCAACTTAAATATTCGGCAGGGGGAGGTTAATAATGAGTATAAATTCAATTTGACTTACAATCCTCAAGCTGAAGATCCGATCTCAGGTGCTGCCGAAATTACACAGGGCAGAATTCAAGATGTATTCGCCACGCTCCAATGGGCTAACATTGTCGATGTTACCCAAGGTATTACCTTTGCTAAAAATAGAGCAGCAGAATTACAGCCCTTAGAATCAATCAGATTGATGGGAGAGCCTCTGTACAAGCAGTTACAATATCTCACTCAGATTGAACTGCGACAAGAACAGCAGGAAACTGTTAATTCAGCCCGCAATTTCAATCTGCCGCCGCTCACGGATTTTCGTGGTGATATCAAGGGCAAGGTCACCTTTGGGTTTAACAAACGGAGAGGTATTCGTGTCGGGTTCAATCTTACTGGCAAAAAATTTGAGTATGGAAAGTTTGCTGTTGATGATATTCAAATAGAGGGACGTTATGCCTATGGTGTTTTCAATATTGCTAAAGCAAATTTCCAGTCCGATAAGAGCTATGGACGAATTACAAAGGCGAGAATTAGACTTACTCCTTCATCCAATCCATTATTTCGATTCCGTGAACAAAGTGGTGAAATTGAACTAAAAGATTTTCCCATTGAATCTTTGAGACCATTGCCATTTTTTAGCGCAATTCCCTTTGATTTGACAGGCAAAGTTAACGGCAATCTCTCCATCTCTGGTACTAATTTATTGGATTTAGGAGTTAAAGGACAATTGAGCCTGACCGATGGCTCCGTTAATCGTCAACCGATTGATTTTGTGGCGGTGAAGTTTAACTATGACAAGTTAAATATTAATTTCAATGCCAATATGAAGGTTGCAGGTAAGGATTCTGTTGTCGCTTCTGGTAATTTTGGTGTTTTTGGTATCTTTGACGTTAAGCTTGATGTTAAGGATGAAGGTATTGCTTTTATCAATATTTTCAATCAGCCTGTACGCTGGGTAAATGGGAAAGGCAATATCAATCTCACTGCAAATGGAACATTTAGGGATCCGAAAATCGCAGGCAAGATGACGGTTGAGAATGCAAAGGTCAAAATTGCAGGCTTACCAGGAGATTTTACTGAAGTTCAAGGTGTGATCGACTTCACTCGCGATCGCTTAATTAGTAATATCACTAGCAACTTTAGCGAAGGCAAACTCGCTTTAAAAGGGATTCTCCCGATTAGTAATCCTAATCTGATACAAACAGATAGTCCAGAATATCAACAAGCCCTCGCCATCAATGCCGACAAGCTCAAGTTGAATATCCGAGATATTAGTTCTGACAACTTCAATACGCGAGTCATTGTTCGAGGCTCCCTATTAGCACCCATAATCACAGGTGAAGTGGCGCTAGGAGACGGGCGATTGGTTATCGGTAATGATGCTGCTCCCAATAGCTCGACCCTAGCTGATGACAGTAGCAATTTAGCAGATGTAGCCTTTGACCGCCTCGGAGTTAAATTGCAAAACATGCAAGTGACACGCTTTCCTCTATTTAATTTCTTGGGAGAAGGAACACTAATTGTAAATGGAACCCTCCTCAATCCAGAACCAGAAGGTAAAATCAATATTTCACGCGGACAGTTCAACGCAATTTCGACAAGGTTCCGTCTTGATCGTGCTTACGAAAACTTTGTAGAGTTTAAACCCACTCAAGGACTCAATCCAACTTTAAATGTCCGTGTTTCTGGCGCTGTTGCCGAGATCACCCGCGTACCGATAAATTCTAATCGCCCCGACGATCTATTTCGTCCCAATGAAGTTCCTGTTAGCAATTTGGGGGCGCAGAAGACTCTAAGAGTCCAAGCTAGTGTCACAGGCACGGCTCTTGCGCCAGATATTCGTCTTTCCAGTAGCCCACCTCGCAGTCAAGCAGAAATCATTGCCCTAATAGGTGGTGGTATTTTGCAACAACAGGGTGGATCTGACCCTGCTGCGGCACTGGCGAGTTTTGCAGGTGGTACAGTTCTTAACTTCCTCCAAGATGCGATCGGTGATGCGTTGAATCTGGCAGAATTTAATCTCAGTCCAGTTACTACTAGCACTTCAAGTAATAGCAGTACAGGAACATTAGGGCTGTCGGCTGAAGCTGCGATCGATGTCAGTAACAGTTTCTCGATCGCCCTCCAACGGATTATTAATGATTCCACCCAACCAACTAATTTCTCCGTTCGTTATCGTGTTGATCCAAATATTTTATTGCGCGGTAACTACGGCACAAATGGCAACACAGGTATCTCAATCGAATACGAAAATCGTTTTTAA